From the genome of Pelosinus fermentans DSM 17108:
AAAGTGTACAGTTTCACGGAGAACCAGCGTTGACATAAGTACAGCCATTGGCAGTTCTGAAGCACTTAAGATATTACCTAAACTGCGCACTTTAGGCATACCAATATTGAACAATATTGGTGGAATCACTGACCCAAAGAGTCCTGTAAAAATCCCATAGCGAATAAGCCCCTTTTCAGGTACTCCATTAAACAGAAACGCCGGGGGCATCAGTACAAAAACAAGGATTGCCGCTCCACTCGTCATAATTGCACTTTTATAGATAGGATGAACGGGAATGCTGCTACGTCCGCTCACATAAATAAAGACGGCAAAGGATAACGCAGCAGACAGTCCCCATAGTATTCCGATCCAGGAAAAAGAAATGCCGCTGTTAAGAACGTCAGAAGCAAGGACCGAACCCGAAAGTATAACACCAATCGCAATAACGTTTTTTCGGCTCGGAATATTCTTATCAAGTACATACCGTAAACCAAGGCTTATCCAGATAAATTGCAAAAGTAGAATGATTGCCAAAGAAGCATTAATATATCCAAGAGATTGATTATAAAAAATACCTGTTAACCCCATTGGCATCCCGCTGATAAGAAGAAGCATCCACTGTCTTGCTGTTAATGCTATCTTAGAAACAAAGGCTGCTACCATCCATAGCATAACTGCTCCACAAAAATATTGACTGCCAGTTACCTCACTGACTATGAATCCATCTTGGTATGCAAGCTTCACAAAGGTTGAAACAACGCCATATGAACATCCACCAAGAAAAATTAAAATCGAATATTTCCAAAGTCCCATCATCCAAGCTCCTCCTGTTGTATAAAATAAAAACGCCACCCATCCCTTAATAAAGAGATGAGTGGCGAAATGAAAACTTAGATTCCCAGAAAATCCACCTACCGCATAACTGTTTATGCAGTTTTACGACTATACTATTTTTTACTTACTCATTATAGTCCCACTTATAGGAACTGTCAAGAATGGAATATGGCTTGAAAAGTCCTATTCTTGTGCCCTTATGACGATGAGACCATCAAAAAAATGTTTTATGAAGCTGTCGTTCTGGGCTATTTGCGACTAGCGCTAGTTTGGGTGCGATCATAAGGACTCCAGATGTAAGTGAACGATTTTGAATTACATGTTATGCTTTTACATCAACAATATGATTTGTTTTTGCGGTTTCTGGCTTACTCGCTTCAGCCTTTTTAGATATCAGATTCTTTTTTTGCAGATTCGTGTAATACAGGCTATTGATGTTTGTATTGATTGTTGGCATTGCCACTAATATTCTCCTCCTTTCCTTGTTACTACTATTATTGGGGGAACAATTACTGTATCGTTTTCTCAAATTTGAAATCCATTTAAATTTTTCTTTGATATTCCTTTGTGTCAAAAAAATTAAGCTTTTAGCGGTTTTCCCGAGCGGGACAAGGTACCTGTTCCCTTGTCCCAAATTGCAAAATATGCTTGACGTTTCTCCAATAGTTATATATAATCGACACAATATATGAATTGCACAGAATGTATAGCTGATCAGAAAACTGAAGGCTGATTTCTCTAAACGTTAGAGGAATCAGCCTTTTTTGATTTAGCTATTTTTCATTACTGCCAGGCACATTTACAAAAATAAAGCCGATCAATAAAAATCAAAGGCACATCAAAAGGAGAATGAAATCATGAAAACAGCAACAAAAAAAAGAGCACTACTAAACATATTTTTAGTTTTTCTATTACTTACAGGGCTAGCCCTCATCACAGGATGCGGTTCCAGCAGCGACAAACAGGCTGATGCGGCTAAAACCTATTATGTAGCAACCAGAGGAACATTTAAACCATTTACCTATATGGATGATAAAGATCAATTAACCGGTTATGATATTGAGATTTTAAAAGAAGTACAAAAAAGAAATAAAGATATTAAATTTGATTTTAAAACCATGAGCATTGAAAGTGCCTTTGTCAGTCTGACATCAAATCAGATTGATCTCATTGCAAACCAAATGGGGCGCAATGAAGAACGGGCCGCCAAATATACCTTTACCAAAGAAGTTAACAATTACACACGCACCAAAATTACAGTGAAAGGTGATCGAAATGACATCACTACACTGGATGACTTAAAAGGAAAAACGATGGTGTTAGTCCCTACCAGCGAGTCAGCCAGATTAATTAAAAAGTATAACGAAACTGCCGAGCCTAAAATCAATTTGATTTATACGGATAAAGGATCTGCTGAAACATTGAATTTAGTTGCCACAGGCCGGGCCGATGCCAGTGCCGACTATGAAGTTGCAGTAACAGAAGCAAAGAAAACCTTAGGTCTGGATGTGAAAAGTGTTGGCAAGGTAATTTCCGGCGTGCCTACTTACTTTATCCTAAGAAAAGATGATGAATCTCAGAAATTAGCTGACAAAATTGACGCCACATTAAAAGAAATGAAAGCTGATGGTACACTTCAAAAATTATCTGAACAATTCTTAGGGGCAGATTATACATCTTCCTCTAAGGAATAGAAAAGGGGTCTTATCTTGGGAAATTATTTTGATTTAGGCTACTTGATTAAGACGTTCCCGATCATACTGTCCTATGTGCATACTTCATTGCTGATTACCCTTGTTGCAGGGGTAATCGGCATTGTCATCGGAAGTATTGTAGCATTGATTCGTATTAATAAGATTACTGTTTTAGATAAATTGGCTGCCATCTACATCTCTTTCATACGAGGAACTCCCTTCTTAGTACAACTTTTCTTGGCTTATTTTGGTCTGCCCGAGCTTATGCAAAAATTAGGCTATCAAGGGATTCGCGAGATACCGACATTGTTTTATGTATTTATTGTATTTTCCCTCCATGTGGGGGCTTATATTGCAGAAATCATTCGCAGTGCTATTTTAGCTGTAGACAAAGGTCAATTAGAAGCGGCCTATTCCATCGGTATGGGAGCGATTCAAGCCTATAGCCGGATTATACTGCCTCAGGCCTTTAGTATTGCAATCCCTACCATTTGCAATATCATTATATCCACATTAAAGGGAACCTCCCTAGTCTTTAATGTGGGAGTGATTGATATGATGCGTAAAGCAGATTTGATGGGTGCAAACAGCCATCGAAGCTTAGAGCTGTATATTAATGTTGCCATAATCTATATTCTTTTGGTATTTATCATCAGTAAAGTATCAACATTTATCGAAAAAAGACAAGTCGGTTATCATCAAATGAGCAATCTATAAATAAAGATCATTGATATGGAGGTGAATCGATTATGAATGATATAAATGAAAAAATAAATGCACTTACCGCAGCTCTCTATCCTGAATTAGTTGCACTTCGCCATAGGATACACGAAAATCCGGAGCTCAGCAATCAGGAATATCAGACTGCTGAGCTAGTTGAAAAAGTGCTTACAGATTGGAACATACAATACACGAGATTGCCGAACAGTACGGCGATTATAGCCCAAGTGAAGGGAACTCTAGAGGGCGAGCAAAGCATTGGTATACGAGCTGATATGGATGCACTGCCAATTGATGAAGACACATCACTGGAGTTTTCTTCGAAAAATAAGGGTGTCATGCATGCCTGCGGACATGATCTTCATACCGTAAATCTTTTGGGTACAGGATATGTATTGTCCCAGTTAAAAGATCACTTTGCTGGTACTGTCAAATTAGTATTTCAGCCGGCTGAAGAAATCGGCGGCGGTGCCCAGGAAATACTTGATTTTGGTGTCTTAGAAAATCCAAAGGTAACAGCCTTCTTAGCTGCCCACGTTTCCGAAGATGTCAAAACAGGTTATATTCAAGTAAAAGAGGAAGAAGTGATGCTGGCCTCCAGCCAGTTCACCATCCAGTTAAGCGGTCGGGGCGGTCATGCTTCAGCACCTCATCAAACAGACGATATCATTTTGGCAGCAGCAAAGTTAATTCTGGAACTTCAGTCCATCCCTGGAAGAAAGATAAACCACCTAGAGCCGGCAGTAATTACAGTTGGCAGTATTCATGGCGGCAGCCGCAGCAATATCATTCCTAAAGAATTAGCGTTAACTGGAACCATTCGAACTCAAAATAACACATTGCATCCACAAATTCATGAACATATCATTGCCATTCTAAAAGCCCACGAATTGATTACAGGCATTAAGGGAACCGCATCCTTTCGCTTCGGATCAGGAGCTGTTTATAATGATCCGGCAAAAACCCAAGAATTCGTAACAGCAGCTGCTGCTATTATCGGTGAAGATCATGTATTAAAAGCCAGATTTCCCGGTAATGGCTCAGAGAACTTCTACCGTTTTTCAAAAGAAGTCCCCTCTGTGTTTTTCCGCATTGGAGTAAATCATGATCCTTCCGAAAAGATAGAACCCGCTCACAGTCCAAAGTTCACAGCTTCTGATGAAGCATTAGAAACGGGTGTAAGGGTTACAACCGCTGCAGCCATTGCATTTTTACAAAAAGCAGGATTAAGAGTATGAACAATATATTAGAATTTTCATTTATGTGGGATACTTTTGTTCATTTATTACAATTCATCCCTGTTACCTTATTTCTAGCAATTATCAGCATGCTATTAGCAAGTATTATCGGTTTGGCCAGCGCGATCGTGCAACTTAGAAATATACCGATTCTAAAACAAATCGCGACTGTTTATTTGCTGATTGGCCGGGCAGTACCCACCATGGTCATGCTGTATATCGTGTATTTCGGCTTGCCGATTCTGCTGCTGGTATTCACGGAAAAAACGGGAATCGATACAGGATATCAGCATATACCTCCAATGGTATTTGCAATTGCAGGCCTTACAGTGCACACCGGAGCCTATCTAACAGAAATCTTTAGAGCTGCCATACTATCCATCGATAAGGGACAGATGGAAGCAGCCTTGTCCGTTGGTATGACTTGGTTTCAAGGGTTTTATCGAATCATCTTCAGGCAGGCAGCATTAGTTGCCGTACCGCTGCTTGCAAATCAATTCTTAGGGTTGATTAAAAGCACATCCATTGTATTTACCATAACGGTGATCGAACTGTTAGGCGGTGCCAAGATTGCATCTGTGGAAACCTATCGTTATTTAGAAACCTACTTAGTCGTAGCGATTATGTATTGGAGCATCAGCATCGTCTTTGAGAAGCTCTTTTTGCTTGCCGAACAGAAATTAGGAATTTTCAAGAAGGAAGCTAACATATGATTGAATTTAGAAATATGGCGGCGTCATCGAGAACAAGGTCCCCCAGAAGAAATACTGAACCATCCAAAAGAAGAACGCACCAAACAATTTTTATCCCGTTATATTTCATTACTTGAATATAATATCTAATGGATTGGCTGGCATAAATACCAATCTCCCGGGTTTTATCATAAAGCCTGGGAGATTTTTGCTGACCATATATCTTGCTACAGCTGAGGAATCGGATATTGCCTAATTGTTTCCAGCATGATATCCTGATTAAAAAGGATGTGTAAAAATGATTAAGAAATCATGGACGACCCTTATCGTCGTCAGTTTATGTATGCTTATTTTTAATGCCTCTCCCGTCAATGGGATGGCTTCTGACGATGTCATTCAAGAAGAATCCGTTCCCCAAAGCCAAGAGCAGCTTGCAGAGATTTTTACAACTTTTTCAGAAATCAACACCGCCCTTGAAAAAGATATAAAAGAATACCAAGGGCTTATTGACGATTATACCAATGATCGCGTGACTCCGGGTGTCATGAACACGAATTTGTCGAAGTTCAATGATTCGATAAAGGACACCCGGGATAAAACATATTCCTTGAATGTTACTGGCAAATATGAAGGTGATAAAATTCAGCTGCTTCGAACTTGTGATATGCTCCATCAATCCTTAAAAGATATGAAAATAGCAGTAAGTCTTCGAAATACAGGCTACTACTCAAAAGCGAAGCAGGAGTTACAGGATGCTGTACAATTTAAGGCCTTAACATGGAAGCAAATAAACGAAGATCTCCACGATGATGGCTACATTCCAGCCAATTAGTAAAAGAGAAGCTGTCTGCCTAATAAACGGTAGATGTCTTCTCTTTTTGCTAAAAAAATAAAACCTTTGAACCGCGAAGACGCGAAGATAACTTTTTAACCTTTTTTATAAAATTTTTAAAAATCCTTTAAAGCAAGTTTATACTCTTTTCTTATAATAACCTCATAACAAATTCAAGGAGGTTATTATCATGAACAAGATTCGCATTTTATACGATGTTATGAACACAATGAAAGCCAAAACGGAAGTAAAGGGTGTCTTGCAGGTGCAAGTAGAAAAAGACCAAGCAACGATCCTTTCTCTCCAAAATGAATTCGAAAAAAATTTGTTAACAGGGAAAATGAAAACAAAAGTGACTGCGTCACTGGATTATGAGGGAAAGACTCAAGGGCATCACGCAGAAGATGCAGCTCCCTGCCCGCCGGAAAGAACGCACCATGATTGGCTGCATCACATGCATCACTTCCCTTCACACCGTCGCAGAGGGTTGAAAGAAATATTTACTAAATGGACTTTCGCTTTGAGTCTTTTAAACGCTTTACAATTTGAGGAACGAGCAGGGAAAATTACAGTGATATCACTAAATGCCAATGATCTTCCCGAAGATATGAAAAAACTGTTTTCCGAAAGAATTAATCATGCAAGCAGACGCCACGATCGAAGGCACGGACTCATAAGGGAGATTTCCTCTATCGATCATCTTGACGGAAAGCTCAGCATATTCATCAATCCGGATTATGAAGTCGAGAAAGTAGTAGTTACAGCTGCCGGCAATCAACTGGATGCACAAGCTCAGCAACATGATTTGAAGGCAAATGCCCAATTAATCCTTATACGGGAAGATGAAAGCGATGCATCTTAAGCAGTATTATATCCATCCCGATCGTTGTACACGCTGTCACCACTGTCTTGCGGTTTGCCCGGCAGACGCAATTGAGCTGACGGAAACAGGCAAAGCGCAAATCCGAAATTTAAAGTGTATACGTTGCAAAGCCTGTAAAAAAGTGTGCCGCCAAAGTGCCATATCATATCGGGTTCGACTGCAGTTTTAAGTCGAAGGGTTGATTCGAAGAAAGGGAAGGTGTGGGAACATTTTGCACCATCCCTTTCTTTAGAATATAATAATGGTAGCAACAGTCCTGGAAAAAGCGAAAGGTGATATTAATGCACAGACATGACGACTCAAAATATTCCCCTGACAATTTGAATACCAAAGACAAGGGCGACTTCCCTGCTACCTTTCGGCAATTTCATCATCGTCATCACAGACACCATCATGGACGTTTTCTGCAGCACTATACCTATTTTCGCTATCTTCGTCCACTAGGCATTGCCTTTACCTTTGTTATTCTCTACTTAGCATTTTACTGGGGGGGTAACAAGGAGATCGGCATCCTTTTTGTCACGCTGCTTGCAGTGAAAGAAATCATCCATTTTTTCTTTATGTGGCGCTTAGAAAAAAATATATTTAAGCCTATGATTAACTTAAAACAGGGTCTGGATGAAGTCACCAAGGGAAATTATACGATTAAAGTAAAAAATGAACTGTCTAGTGATCTTGGCATCGTAATTGATGCTTTTAATGAAATGACGGAAAAATTATATGAAAATGAAAAGCTTCAAATGGAGTATGAAGAAAACCGCAAGGCATTAATCGCCAATATATCCCATGACCTTAAAACACCGATAACTGCCATTCAAGGCTATGTGGAAGCACTTATAGATTCTTCCATTTCGTCGAAAGAAAACCAAACTAAATATTTAAAAACCATTCATCATAATGCAATTTACGTTAATAAACTAATTGATGATTTATTCTTGTTTGCAAAGTTAGACATGCAAAAGCTGGAGTTTCAATATCAATGTACAAAGATTCGACCATTTATGGATGATTTGATTGCAGAATATCGTTTTGATTTTAGCGAGCGAAATATTCAGTTTTACTATGATGTACTGCTGGAGGAAGATGTCAAAGTCAATTTGGACGGGAAACGCTTTCACCAAGCCATTAATAATATTTTGAACAACGCCATTCAATATGGTCCTGCTGTAGGTTTATCAATAGAAGTGATCGTCTACCAGCAAAAAGACGCTGTTTGTATTGACATCAAAGATAATGGACCTGGTATTCCCACTGAAAAGCTCCCCTTTGTCTTTGACCGATTTTATCGCATCCACAGGGAACGTCCAAAAGAAACAGCAGGTACCGGACTGGGCCTAGCCATTACCAAAGAGCTTATCGAAGCACATGGAGGAAAAATTATCCTTTCCAGCAACCTAAACCAAGGAAGCTGTTTTTCGATTCAGCTTCCCATTTGTCAGAAAAATGACGGGGAGATTGTACAATGAAACGTATTTTGATTATTGAAGACGACCTGGATATTGCAGAACTGGAACGGGATTATCTGCAGCTAAACGGCTATAGAGCAGAAATTGTTCAAGATGGAATGCTGGGATTAAAAAAGGCAGCTTCCTCCGTATATGACGCAGTTGTCGTGGATTTGATGCTCCCTAATAAAGATGGCTTTGAGATCATCAAAGAGATTCGAAAAAATCAGGAAATCCCCGTGATTGTCGTCTCTGCTAAAGTAGATGACATCGATAAAATCAGAGGACTGGATGTTGGTGCAGATGATTACTTAACTAAGCCATTCAGTCCGGCAGAACTGGTAGCAAGAATAAAAGCTCACCTCAAACGCTACCAGAGACTAAAAGGACCCTCCCTCTCTCTTGAAGTGATACAGCATAAGGGCTTGGAAATCAATACTGCCTCTCACAAAGTCTTTGTATATGGCAAGGAAGTGCAACTGACGACAAAGGAATATGAGCTTTTACTTTTTTTAGCTTCTAATCCGAATATTGTTTTTAGTAAAGAGCATCTTTTTGACACCATCTGGGATAATGAAAGTTTTGGTGAGGTAGCCACTGTAGCAGTCCATATCCAAAAAATACGCAAAAAGATTGAAACCGACTCAACCAATCCTGAATTCATTGAAACCCTGTGGGGTACAGGATATCGCTTTAATTCAATGTAAACACGGTTATAAAAAAACAGAAGCCATTTCCACTAAACGGAAAATGGCTTTTCTTCTCATGCACCGATAAAAATCTGTTTTTCATGGGATTGCATAGAGGGGTTGGCAGCGACCGCTGCGTTCATGGTATCAAGAATAATATCAGCGATATTCTGGGAACCATTTATAGCTGATACATCCTTATATGTTAGATTACCGTAAGAAACCGAGTTAGCAATTTGGTTAATTCTTTTGCATGCTTCTTTTGGAGTCGGGCAGTGATAGCCTAATTGGTTTTTGGTAATAAAGTCAATATTGCCAGTCTCTTGAATGCCGACTGCTTCCGTAACAATCAGCGGCTTTTTCATTGTCACGCCTTCCATAAGAGTACCAGGACCAGCCTTGGAAACAATTACATCACTTGCGGCCATCAGTTTTTCCATGTTATCAACAAAACCATAAACATGCAGTCCATTGAAATGGAAGTTGGACTTCTTAATTTCATTATATAACTCTTTGTTATTTCCTGTTATAACCAAAATTTGTTTGTCAGGACACTGTGCTTTTAGTGTATGCACCCATTCACGCATATTTCCCGCCCCTACTCCACCACCTGTAAGAAGAATTGTAAATGCATCATTCTTTATCCCAAGTTCACCACAGGCTTGCTGTTTTGATATAGGAAAGTCTCTAAATTTAGGATGTACCGGAAAACCGGTATAGATAATCTGGCTATAGGGAATACCGTACTGGATGAGGGATTGAAATGCGTCTTGTGTAGGAACCAAGTATACATCTGCTCCTGGTGTTGCCCATGACGCATGTATCGTAACGAGATCGGTAACGACAGCTATGATTGGCCAAGTCCCACGAGATGCTTTGCGCGTTTGATGTAATAAACCAATGACAAGTGGATGAACAGCCACAACAGCATCTGGCTTACTATTTGCTATGGCTTGCTTTATACTATAGCGGGATTGAAAATATACAATCCTTGTCAGTGCCTTAATACGATTGATGCTATTCGTTTTCTTAAAGAACAAATTGTTTAGCCATACATGATTCTTCGAGCAGTAATCATAAATTTCTGGGGCTTTTCTTAGCCCTGGAAAATTTGTAGTCCGCAGGAAATCAACAATGGTAGATTGTATGCTCAGTTCTTTATCAAGTGCAGCTATAATCGATGCTGCAGCACTGCGATGTCCACCGCCTGTATCTGATATTGCGAACATAATCTTTGTAGGCTTACTTACCATGAGACACCTCTCACTATCAGATTTTCCGATGATGCCAGCAACTATTTTTTCTTCCATTATATGAGTTTCATTATACACTGAGCTATATTTCTTTAAGTTAACAAATGGTTAAGAAAATATTAAAGATATAAGAAAAAACCAGTCTTCCCTTTATCATGCGGGCAGACTGGCTCAATTGAAAAGCAAAATATGTACATCAAAACTTCTTCTTTGGATGACAATCCTTTTTCAATGACAACGTTAATTTTACATTCAATTCCAGAATATGGCATACTAGATCAGGATCAAATCCATACTGCTCAGCAAGAGTTATTACTTTCTTCCATCGTTTATCTGTACTCGCCTGATAGCTAGGAATACTTTCACGAACACAGTTTTCCTGATCTGATGAAAGCGAATCTTCTGCGTCAAATCCGACTAACCAATCAATACTTACCTTAAAATAACTGGCAATACGCCTAAGTGTTGCAATATCCGGTTCACGACGGTTAATTTCCCAGGAAGCAAGCGTGGAGCGATCAACCTGAAGAATCGTCGCTAATGCTTCTTGGGTTAACTCACTCCGTAATTGTTTTATTCGATCTCCTAATGTTGTTTCCATGAGCACACCCCTCATTATTACGATAGCGTGCTTATCATAGCAGTGCAATTATTCTGTCCATAAGACACTCCCTTGGCAGGATTTTACAACAATCCAGAGAATTAGTGTCTTATAGACACTAATTCTCATTAAATAAAAAAGCAAGATGATAAAAAAGGAGGGGCAGTTTCGTGCAGGTAGTAAATTTTTCGAGAAAAATGAATGTATTGCAAATGACAGACAACAAACCTAAAAAGCAAGCTACAGTATACAAGAATTCGCAAGTCGATGCAATTGCTGCAAATGCGATTACGCTGGTAAATGAAATCAGCGATCCGCTCACGGTCATTAAAGGCTATTTACAAGTCTTCGAGAAGAATACTGTGAACAATCAGCAAGAATGGTTACCGCTCGTGTTTCAAGAATTAAATCGAGTGGAGCTATTGATCAACCACTTTATAACAAATTCTCAGAATAAGAAACCTGGGTCTTAATTTATACGATAAGGATAGGTTGAAATCATATTATATATGGCAGTCGTCAGTAATGGAATATATCCATAAATAATTGTAATTATAACAAAAGCCAGGAGAGCTTGCATTATTATGCAAGCTCTCCTGGCTTTTAGTATTACTATAAGGTTTATCCTATAATTTGAGCTAACAACAATACACCTGCCAAGCCAACTACAGAGGCAATGGTTGTTGATGCCGTATAAATTCCGAACATCTTATTCATTGGAATACCGAGTGATTCTTTTACAAACCAGAAACCCGGGTCAGTTACATGGGAAGCGCCAATGGCTCCGGCACCTATAGCAATAGCCACTAATGCTGGATCAAGGTTGGGATACTGTGCAAGCACGGGAATGATAAATCCCGCCGATGTCATCATTGCCACAGTGGCACTGCCAATGGCAAATCGCATAACAATGGCGATAACCCATGCCATGATCAAAGGACTGATTTGAATGGCCGTAAGCACTGCTTTCAATACATCACCAATACCACTGTCCAAAATAATCCGATTAAAGGCACCAGCCGCACCAATAACAAGAATAATCGAAGCCATAGGTCCCATTGCTGCATCGGTTTGCTTGGCTAGAACCGCCAAACTATGTCCACGTTTCCATCCCATAACATAATAAGACAAAATAGCAGCCAAGAAAAGTGCCGTAATTGGACTGCCGATAAAGTTGACAATCGGCATAAAAGCTGCATTTTTATCTGCAACCATCTCGATAATGGTTTTACCGATCATTAACAGTAATGGCAGTAAAATCGTAAAAAGAGTGATTCCGAATTTCGGTAAATCAGCGTCTGGAGTCCGTTCCAGATTGCAATACTGATCCGGCGGCTGAAAATCATACTTTTTAGAAATGAGTTTGCCAAATAAGGGTCCTGCAATTGCTGTCGCAGGAAGGCCAACTAACAAACCATAAAAAATGACCTTCCCGACATCGGCTTTTAATGCTAAGGAAATCGCCATTGCAGCAGGATGGGGAGGAATAACGCAATGTACGACAGTAAGTGCTACCAGCATCGACAAGGCCACTTGTACCAGAGGCTGCTTGGATTCTAGCACAACACAAAATAGAATGGGGGTTAACAAGACTATGCCAACCTGTAAAAATACAGGAATACCACAGATATAAGCAACAATCATCATCGCCCATGCCGCTTTATTTTTACCCATGATATTAATAAGCGTGCGGGATAGTTTTTCGGCACCGCCGGATATCTCCATCATTTTACCAATAATCGCCCCCAAGGCAAGTATTGGGGCAAGAAACCCTAAGGTTCCTCCCATACCAGCCTCAATAGACGTTCCTATTTTAGCTAATGGCATCCCTGTAGCAAAAGCGATAAAAAAACAAGCCCCCATCAAAGAAAGAAACGCGTGGATACGAAATTTAATACTCAGAACAATAATCATGAGAATGGCAATTCCCAATACGAAAAGCATAGGTATCGATTGGTCCATAGTACTTCTCCTTTCTTTTTCTGTATCCTTAGCGGCTCCTCTACTTGATAATTGGAAGCATGTCAGGAGCATGAGTTAAAATCGTGACTCTGGCCTTTTTTCCCTTTTGCTGGATCGCTGAATCAAGGGCTGCCTGCACAGAGTCAAAGGGAGTAAATCCAAGCTTTACAGCGTCTTTTGACTGGATACCACTAGACACAATATACACGGTTTCCCTCTCTTTTACTTGTGCCCAGGCAATTGCTAAGGCCGCTGCAACTTCATCGTGCATTTGTTTATCATCCACCATTTTCTTTAGACACTCCGAGGAATGGCACGTAATATCCACCATTTCGGAGTGTGTAACAGCAACGCCTTCATAACATGGAGTCGCAATAATAACGATTCCACCAGCTTTCACTGCTAAATCGGAAGGATATAAAGTCTTGTGCGCCTGCCAGAACTCAATATCACAAGGATGAGAGCTAGAAAGAACGATATCTGCTTCTTCGGGAATTTCAACGGCGTATACTTCCCTTGATAAAGATACACCTTCCTGGAAGGCTTCTACTGTATCACCAAAGAAAGCCCCTACTACCTCTCCATGACGATTTAAAACCGTATTAAAAATAGTATTCATGCCAATTTTTTTGGCAATCATATTTAGCTCCCTGCGAACAGGATTATCCTGAACTCCTAAATAGGAGCGCGGCGCACGAACGCTTAATAAATGAGTTTCAGCAGTGGTATGTTCACCAGAAATACCAGGCTGAACAATTTTTGCTCCGCCAGAAAATCCAGGGATATGATGAGGAACAATGCTGCCGATACCAATTTTAAAATCTGCTTCATATGCCTCACGATTTACCCAAACACTGGTACCATTATCTGTATTTCCAAGGTCAATCAAAGCCTCTGGATTCTTAAAGTCATGATTTTTAATCGTTACGCGATTTACAACAGTTTGCCCAAATTTTTCCAAGATTTCCGCCTCTGTCATAAAGCGATGAGTACCCAGAGCAATAATGATAGTAATCTGCTCATCTTTTATTCCCGCCGAATTCATTTCATCCAGCATTACAGGAATGATTTTATCAGTAGGAGTCAAGCGAGTGTTATCATCCGCTAA
Proteins encoded in this window:
- the larA gene encoding nickel-dependent lactate racemase; this encodes MSNVKVTMPYGQENIEVSLPKENLIGVYSPKDVAAVADVKEEIMRAFTNPIGSRNLAEQVKGKKKVVILADDNTRLTPTDKIIPVMLDEMNSAGIKDEQITIIIALGTHRFMTEAEILEKFGQTVVNRVTIKNHDFKNPEALIDLGNTDNGTSVWVNREAYEADFKIGIGSIVPHHIPGFSGGAKIVQPGISGEHTTAETHLLSVRAPRSYLGVQDNPVRRELNMIAKKIGMNTIFNTVLNRHGEVVGAFFGDTVEAFQEGVSLSREVYAVEIPEEADIVLSSSHPCDIEFWQAHKTLYPSDLAVKAGGIVIIATPCYEGVAVTHSEMVDITCHSSECLKKMVDDKQMHDEVAAALAIAWAQVKERETVYIVSSGIQSKDAVKLGFTPFDSVQAALDSAIQQKGKKARVTILTHAPDMLPIIK